A section of the Thioflexithrix psekupsensis genome encodes:
- a CDS encoding IS630 family transposase, with amino-acid sequence MNKRYEDLEKLMSTGEAREVKRAMAVRMSLLGFVRAEAALACCVSVQFVDKWKAIYLASGVEGLKLAYKGSPGYLKPREREDVINWIQEKKTITIEELKRYLKEEYDVFYSSNTSYTKLLEEANLSYKKTHKENSAKDEVKVEAKKKEIKDLIDKEREQIESGEVMYWMQDESHQLWGDICGYVWSKKGERTSIKMSNYRTSQTWYGAVNIYTGEFILDRAKKADTKYTIDFINWLIYRYKEARHVIIWDGASYHRSEGLRTYLEKLNGGLPESEWKVRLLRFAPNAPEQNPVEDIWLQGKNWVRKNFHRLSSFKEVTSMFETFLSGKVFKFNKIKQYLIPNI; translated from the coding sequence ATGAACAAAAGATATGAAGATTTGGAAAAGTTAATGTCAACAGGTGAAGCGAGAGAAGTGAAGCGAGCGATGGCAGTAAGAATGTCTTTGCTTGGTTTTGTGCGTGCGGAAGCGGCTTTAGCGTGTTGTGTCAGTGTGCAATTTGTGGATAAATGGAAAGCCATTTATTTAGCGTCAGGGGTGGAAGGATTAAAGTTAGCGTATAAAGGCTCGCCAGGGTATTTAAAGCCGCGTGAACGAGAAGATGTGATTAATTGGATACAAGAAAAGAAGACAATAACAATAGAGGAACTAAAGAGATACTTAAAAGAGGAGTATGATGTTTTCTATTCTTCAAATACTTCTTATACTAAATTATTAGAAGAAGCGAATTTAAGTTATAAGAAGACACACAAAGAGAATTCGGCAAAAGATGAGGTAAAAGTAGAAGCTAAAAAAAAAGAGATTAAGGATTTAATAGATAAGGAGCGTGAACAGATAGAAAGTGGAGAGGTAATGTACTGGATGCAAGACGAAAGCCATCAGTTGTGGGGAGATATTTGTGGTTATGTTTGGTCGAAAAAAGGAGAAAGAACGTCAATAAAGATGAGTAATTATCGCACTTCTCAAACGTGGTATGGAGCGGTGAATATTTATACGGGAGAATTTATTTTAGATAGGGCAAAGAAAGCTGATACAAAATATACGATAGACTTTATTAACTGGCTCATTTACAGATATAAAGAAGCCCGTCATGTGATTATTTGGGATGGTGCAAGTTATCATCGTTCTGAAGGTTTAAGAACTTATTTAGAGAAATTAAATGGGGGACTTCCAGAATCAGAATGGAAAGTTCGTTTATTAAGATTTGCGCCCAATGCCCCAGAGCAAAATCCAGTCGAGGATATTTGGCTTCAAGGTAAGAATTGGGTCAGAAAGAATTTTCATCGTCTATCAAGCTTTAAAGAAGTCACTAGTATGTTTGAGACCTTTTTGTCAGGTAAAGTGTTTAAGTTTAATAAAATTAAACAGTATCTTATACCTAATATCTAG
- a CDS encoding IS630 family transposase: protein MNKRYEDLEELMSTGEAREVKRAMAVRMSLLGFVRAEAALACCVSVQFVDKWKAIYLASGVEGLKLAYKGSPGYLKPREREDVINWIQEKKTITIEELKRYLKEEYDVFYSSNTSYTKLLEEANLSYKKTHKENSAKDEVKVEAKKKEIKDLIDKEREQIESGEVMYWMQDESHQLWGDICAYVWSKKGERTSIKMSNYRTSQTWYGAVNIYTGEFILDRAKKADTKYTIDFINWLIYRYKEARHVIIWDGASYHRSEGLRTYLEKLNGGLPESEWKVRLLRFAPNAPEQNPVEDIWLQGKNWVRKNFHRLSSFKEVTSMFETFLSGKVFKFNKIKQYLIPNI from the coding sequence ATGAACAAAAGATATGAAGATTTAGAAGAATTAATGTCAACAGGTGAAGCGAGAGAAGTGAAGCGAGCGATGGCAGTAAGAATGTCTTTGCTTGGTTTTGTGCGTGCGGAAGCGGCTTTAGCGTGTTGTGTCAGTGTGCAATTTGTGGATAAATGGAAAGCCATTTATTTAGCGTCAGGGGTTGAAGGATTAAAGTTAGCGTATAAAGGCTCACCAGGGTATTTAAAGCCGCGTGAACGAGAAGATGTGATTAATTGGATACAAGAAAAGAAGACAATAACAATAGAGGAACTAAAGAGATACTTAAAAGAGGAGTATGATGTTTTCTATTCTTCAAATACTTCTTATACTAAATTATTAGAAGAAGCGAATTTAAGTTATAAGAAGACACACAAAGAGAATTCGGCAAAAGATGAGGTAAAAGTGGAAGCTAAAAAAAAAGAGATTAAGGATTTAATAGATAAGGAGCGTGAACAGATAGAAAGTGGAGAGGTAATGTACTGGATGCAAGACGAAAGCCATCAGTTGTGGGGAGATATTTGTGCTTATGTTTGGTCGAAAAAAGGAGAAAGAACGTCAATAAAGATGAGTAATTATCGCACTTCTCAAACGTGGTATGGAGCGGTGAATATTTATACGGGAGAATTTATTTTAGATAGGGCAAAGAAAGCTGATACAAAATATACGATAGACTTTATTAACTGGCTCATTTACAGATATAAAGAAGCCCGTCATGTGATTATTTGGGATGGTGCAAGTTATCATCGTTCTGAAGGTTTAAGAACTTATTTAGAGAAATTAAATGGGGGACTTCCAGAATCAGAATGGAAAGTTCGTTTATTAAGATTTGCACCTAATGCCCCAGAGCAAAATCCAGTCGAGGATATTTGGCTTCAAGGTAAGAATTGGGTCAGAAAGAATTTTCATCGCCTATCAAGCTTTAAAGAAGTCACTAGTATGTTTGAGACCTTTTTGTCAGGTAAAGTGTTTAAGTTTAATAAAATTAAACAGTATCTTATACCTAATATCTAG
- a CDS encoding transposase, giving the protein MQDESHQLWGDICGYVWSKKGERTSIKMSNYRTSQTWYGAVNIYTGEFILDRAKKADTKYTIDFINWLIYRYKEARHVIIWDGASYHRSEGLRTYLEKLNGGLPESEWKVRLLRFAPNAPEQNPVEDIWLQGKNWVRKNFHRLSSFKEVTSMFETFLSGKLFKFNKIKQYLIPNI; this is encoded by the coding sequence ATGCAAGACGAAAGCCATCAGTTGTGGGGAGATATTTGTGGTTATGTTTGGTCGAAAAAAGGAGAAAGAACGTCAATAAAGATGAGTAATTATCGCACTTCTCAAACGTGGTATGGAGCGGTGAATATTTATACGGGAGAATTTATTTTAGATAGGGCAAAGAAAGCTGATACAAAATATACGATAGACTTTATTAACTGGCTCATTTACAGATATAAAGAAGCCCGTCATGTGATTATTTGGGATGGTGCAAGTTATCATCGTTCTGAAGGTTTAAGAACTTATTTAGAGAAATTAAATGGGGGACTTCCAGAATCAGAATGGAAAGTTCGTTTATTAAGATTTGCGCCCAATGCCCCAGAGCAAAATCCAGTCGAGGATATTTGGCTTCAAGGTAAGAATTGGGTCAGAAAGAATTTTCATCGTCTATCAAGCTTTAAAGAAGTCACTAGTATGTTTGAGACCTTTTTGTCAGGTAAATTGTTTAAGTTTAATAAAATTAAACAGTATCTTATACCTAATATCTAG
- a CDS encoding helix-turn-helix domain-containing protein, translated as MNKRYEDLEELMSTGEAREVKRAMAVRMSLLGFVRAEAALACCVSVQFVDKWKAIYLASGVEGLKLAYKGSPGYLKPREREDVINWIQEKKTITIEELKRYLKEEYDVFYSSNTSYTKLLEEANLSYKKTHKENSAKDEVKVEAKKKRLRI; from the coding sequence ATGAACAAAAGATATGAAGATTTAGAAGAGTTAATGTCAACAGGTGAGGCGAGAGAAGTGAAGCGAGCGATGGCAGTAAGAATGTCTTTGCTTGGTTTTGTGCGTGCGGAAGCGGCTTTAGCGTGTTGTGTCAGTGTGCAATTTGTGGATAAATGGAAAGCCATTTATTTAGCGTCAGGGGTTGAAGGATTAAAGTTAGCGTATAAAGGCTCACCAGGGTATTTAAAGCCGCGTGAACGAGAAGATGTGATTAATTGGATACAAGAAAAGAAGACAATAACAATAGAGGAACTAAAGAGATACTTAAAAGAGGAGTATGATGTTTTCTATTCTTCAAATACTTCTTATACTAAATTATTAGAAGAAGCGAATTTAAGTTATAAGAAGACACACAAAGAGAATTCGGCAAAAGATGAGGTAAAAGTAGAAGCTAAAAAAAAGAGATTAAGGATTTAA
- a CDS encoding InlB B-repeat-containing protein — protein sequence MDPTPENGIIEGVVNETTIKCGNGYTSCSATLADNSNQINLTATPASADFKHTGWGDSCSKMPCDLAVGKNTVITPTFEQVPPVLNPSLQIIPSDKGIVSGVVGSSVVHCGHGDNVLGQNCTINFSTNTIPLFGLIKAISKAEYSFVEWSDSSICPNIPIFSESYNNTFQIGENNEQKI from the coding sequence ATTGATCCGACTCCTGAAAATGGGATTATTGAAGGTGTAGTAAATGAAACCACTATTAAATGTGGTAATGGTTATACTTCATGTAGCGCAACATTAGCAGACAACAGCAATCAAATTAATTTGACTGCAACACCGGCAAGTGCAGATTTTAAGCATACTGGTTGGGGTGATAGTTGTTCTAAAATGCCTTGTGATTTAGCGGTTGGTAAAAATACTGTTATTACGCCAACTTTTGAGCAAGTTCCACCTGTACTCAACCCATCATTGCAAATCATACCTTCGGATAAAGGTATTGTCAGTGGAGTAGTTGGTTCAAGTGTGGTTCATTGTGGGCATGGAGATAATGTACTTGGTCAAAATTGCACAATCAATTTTTCAACTAACACTATCCCTCTATTTGGTTTGATAAAAGCAATTTCTAAAGCAGAATATTCTTTTGTAGAATGGTCTGATTCTTCCATTTGTCCTAATATACCAATTTTTTCAGAGTCGTATAATAATACTTTTCAAATAGGAGAGAATAATGAACAAAAGATATGA